The Metamycoplasma cloacale genome includes a region encoding these proteins:
- a CDS encoding F0F1 ATP synthase subunit A, which yields MDKIIGNISSFGPNEVTKNHIFTLIALVFIVFILSILIYIAVKKQKVDKAPNVGIIIVESLITTADDFANDLHENRLQKANPYFISIFIFMFFGNLLSLFGLEPVGSSLSVVLAATMVTWITTFIIGIIYQKIKFLLKYLNPLEIAGSTSPLISLTFRMFGNIVGGIVLITLFHTVLNTIWVKWIIKVADDHPGAIINPFGILLTPFLNLYFDIFAGAIQAFVFMILTVSYWSQTSEVDVKEKHKKKIKEWKSEIIKKRQERLQKKTQLT from the coding sequence ATGGATAAAATTATTGGAAATATTAGTAGTTTTGGTCCGAATGAAGTAACAAAGAATCATATTTTCACTTTGATAGCTTTAGTATTTATTGTTTTTATACTTTCAATATTAATTTATATTGCAGTTAAAAAACAAAAGGTTGATAAGGCACCAAATGTTGGAATTATTATTGTTGAATCACTAATTACTACAGCAGACGATTTCGCCAATGACTTACATGAAAATCGTTTACAAAAAGCCAACCCATATTTTATAAGTATTTTTATCTTTATGTTTTTCGGAAATTTACTTTCACTATTTGGTTTGGAACCTGTTGGTTCTTCATTATCTGTAGTATTAGCTGCAACAATGGTTACTTGAATTACTACATTTATCATTGGAATTATTTACCAAAAAATTAAATTCCTATTGAAATATTTAAACCCACTTGAAATTGCCGGTAGTACATCACCATTAATTTCATTAACATTCCGTATGTTTGGAAACATCGTTGGTGGAATAGTATTAATTACTTTATTTCACACAGTTTTAAATACCATTTGAGTGAAATGAATCATTAAAGTGGCAGATGATCATCCCGGAGCTATAATTAATCCATTCGGAATATTATTAACACCATTTTTAAATTTATATTTTGATATTTTCGCTGGAGCAATTCAAGCTTTTGTCTTTATGATACTAACTGTCTCATATTGGTCACAGACAAGTGAAGTTGATGTCAAAGAAAAACACAAGAAAAAAATTAAAGAATGAAAATCAGAAATCATTAAAAAACGTCAAGAACGTTTACAAAAGAAAACACAATTAACTTAA
- a CDS encoding ATP synthase subunit C: MENLNNVINLFNKEKIKGVEETGASLAYGLTMVGAGLAIMGAGLASIGQGFAVAKAVEAIGRNPEALSKIRSLLLIGLAIVETASIYSFIVALLLIFV; this comes from the coding sequence ATGGAAAATTTAAATAATGTTATTAATTTATTTAACAAAGAAAAAATTAAAGGTGTAGAAGAAACTGGTGCATCACTAGCTTATGGACTAACAATGGTGGGTGCTGGTTTAGCAATTATGGGTGCTGGTTTAGCATCAATCGGTCAAGGTTTTGCAGTAGCAAAAGCAGTTGAAGCAATTGGTAGAAACCCAGAAGCACTATCAAAAATACGTTCTCTATTACTAATTGGTCTTGCTATCGTTGAAACGGCATCAATTTATTCATTCATCGTTGCATTACTATTAATCTTCGTTTAA
- a CDS encoding ATP synthase F0 subunit B, with product MKNLNISEEISKTFDGLSFNWPYFVFSLLTLGVVVLMITLLVYKPLKKMLKKRKEFIQNNIDESIKAKEDALKIREEIDGKIIQATNHATEILNNARSESEKIVTIGANEANKKAELILEQANVMIAKRNEEFEKEQRKIIMESAVEIAKKILKREIKDKDNLKMIDEVLNK from the coding sequence ATGAAAAATCTGAATATTTCAGAAGAGATTTCTAAAACATTTGATGGTTTATCATTTAACTGACCTTACTTTGTGTTTTCACTATTAACACTTGGTGTGGTTGTACTAATGATTACTTTACTTGTTTATAAACCTCTTAAAAAGATGTTAAAAAAACGTAAAGAATTTATCCAAAACAATATCGACGAATCAATTAAAGCTAAAGAAGATGCTTTAAAAATTCGCGAAGAAATTGATGGAAAAATAATTCAAGCAACTAACCATGCAACTGAAATTTTAAATAACGCTCGTTCAGAAAGTGAAAAAATCGTTACTATAGGAGCAAATGAAGCAAATAAAAAAGCTGAATTGATTCTAGAACAAGCAAACGTTATGATTGCAAAACGTAATGAAGAATTTGAAAAAGAGCAAAGAAAAATAATTATGGAAAGTGCTGTTGAAATTGCTAAAAAGATTCTAAAAAGAGAAATCAAAGATAAAGATAATTTAAAAATGATTGACGAAGTTTTAAATAAATAA
- a CDS encoding F0F1 ATP synthase subunit delta: MKELNDIIYNWSFALFDLANEKDVLETITEQVVEINQTLKKNKDYLSILNSYVIDLKTKYQYIDEAFSFYHEYIVNIIKLVAKANIGKYLINIFHKFIELSNQKMNITHGVIYTATELQEKQIQEFETKLSKKLNKKVVLINKIDESLIAGIKIKIGDYVIENSIIDQINKLKQYINNK, translated from the coding sequence ATGAAAGAACTTAACGACATAATATACAACTGATCATTTGCTCTCTTTGATTTAGCAAATGAAAAAGATGTGCTAGAAACAATAACTGAACAAGTTGTTGAAATCAATCAAACATTAAAGAAAAATAAAGATTATTTATCAATTCTAAATTCATATGTTATTGATTTAAAGACTAAATATCAATATATTGATGAAGCTTTTAGTTTTTATCATGAATACATAGTGAATATTATTAAATTAGTTGCAAAAGCAAACATTGGTAAATATTTAATTAATATTTTTCATAAATTTATTGAATTATCTAATCAAAAAATGAATATTACTCATGGAGTAATTTACACAGCAACTGAATTACAAGAAAAACAAATTCAAGAATTTGAAACAAAATTATCAAAGAAACTAAACAAAAAGGTTGTTTTAATCAACAAAATTGATGAAAGCTTAATTGCTGGAATCAAAATTAAAATTGGAGATTACGTAATTGAAAATTCAATTATTGATCAAATTAACAAATTAAAACAATACATCAACAATAAATAA
- the atpA gene encoding F0F1 ATP synthase subunit alpha, giving the protein MAIKPNDLSAIIKSQIRDFNESITFDETGKVITVGDGIALVSGLNNVQYGELVKFEGGSLGMALNLEEDLVGVVVMGDDRNIVEGELVARTHEVISTPVGDKLLGRVVNALAKPIDGKGKIEYDITSPIFKIAPGVMTRESVNEPLHTGILAIDAMIPIGKGQRELIIGDRQTGKTSIAIDTIVNQKGRDVRCIYVAIGQKSSTISQIVDNLNKHDALKYTTIISASASEPAPLQYIAPYTGVTIAEEWMAKGKDVLIVYDDLSKHAVAYRTLSLLLRRPPGREAYPGDVFYLHSQLLERAAKLNKEHGGGSITALPIIETQAEDISAYIPTNVISITDGQIFTKESIFNSGQRPAIDIGYSVSRVGSAAQTKLMKKVVSSLKLELAQYNEMLAFAQFGSDLDQNTRNVLEHGAKVYELLKQPQYSPYSLTEQILILFCSKYRLINPIPKEEIIHYIKELLKFFKKNANAIKVATELKKASDWSETLIEELWEQINNFNKEFIVTIPKYKSELHLEVPELPWKAYKK; this is encoded by the coding sequence ATGGCAATCAAACCAAATGATTTATCAGCAATCATTAAATCACAAATTAGAGATTTTAATGAATCAATTACATTTGATGAAACCGGTAAGGTTATTACCGTTGGAGATGGAATTGCATTAGTAAGTGGTTTAAATAATGTTCAATACGGTGAATTAGTTAAATTTGAAGGCGGTAGTCTTGGAATGGCACTAAATTTAGAAGAAGACCTAGTTGGTGTTGTTGTAATGGGAGATGATCGTAACATCGTTGAAGGTGAATTAGTTGCACGTACTCACGAAGTTATTTCTACTCCAGTTGGTGATAAACTACTTGGACGTGTCGTTAATGCCTTAGCTAAACCAATTGATGGTAAAGGTAAAATTGAATACGATATCACTTCACCAATTTTTAAAATTGCACCTGGTGTTATGACAAGAGAGTCAGTTAACGAACCTCTACACACAGGAATTTTAGCAATTGATGCAATGATTCCAATCGGTAAAGGTCAACGTGAATTAATCATCGGAGATAGACAAACAGGAAAAACATCAATCGCAATCGATACTATTGTTAACCAAAAGGGTCGTGATGTACGTTGTATCTACGTAGCGATTGGTCAAAAATCATCAACCATTTCACAAATAGTTGATAACCTAAATAAACACGATGCATTAAAATACACAACAATTATTTCAGCGTCAGCTTCAGAACCAGCTCCTTTACAATATATCGCACCATATACAGGAGTAACAATTGCAGAAGAATGAATGGCAAAAGGTAAGGATGTTTTAATAGTATATGACGATCTATCTAAACATGCTGTTGCTTATCGTACATTATCACTTCTTCTACGTCGTCCACCAGGACGTGAAGCATATCCGGGGGATGTCTTCTATCTTCACTCACAATTGCTAGAAAGAGCTGCTAAATTAAATAAGGAACACGGTGGCGGTTCTATTACAGCTCTACCGATTATCGAAACACAAGCAGAAGATATTTCAGCATATATCCCAACTAATGTTATTTCAATTACAGATGGACAAATTTTCACTAAAGAATCAATATTCAACTCAGGTCAAAGACCAGCTATTGATATTGGTTATTCAGTTAGTCGGGTAGGATCTGCTGCTCAAACTAAATTAATGAAGAAAGTTGTTTCAAGCTTAAAATTAGAATTAGCGCAATATAATGAAATGCTAGCATTTGCTCAATTCGGAAGTGATTTAGACCAAAACACAAGAAACGTTCTAGAACACGGCGCAAAAGTATATGAACTATTGAAACAACCTCAATATTCACCTTATTCATTGACCGAACAAATCTTGATTCTATTCTGCAGTAAATATCGTTTAATCAATCCAATACCAAAAGAAGAAATAATCCATTACATTAAGGAATTACTAAAATTCTTTAAAAAGAATGCCAATGCAATTAAAGTTGCTACTGAATTAAAAAAAGCAAGCGATTGAAGCGAAACTTTAATTGAAGAATTATGAGAACAAATTAATAATTTTAATAAAGAGTTTATCGTTACAATTCCTAAATACAAATCAGAATTACATCTAGAAGTTCCTGAATTACCATGGAAAGCTTACAAAAAATAA
- the atpG gene encoding ATP synthase F1 subunit gamma has translation MESLQKIKHRISSVNSTKKITKAMELVATAKFAKVKRQFNEMNDYFHSVEKLFLNLIQHSEQNIDELLNTHALAFAQKRNLYIVFGSDLGLCGSYNSNMIKKINEVVTDDDILIVIGSKLLTLLNKRPNTHIIQTLTQIGDSPDYEIAKIISSKIYDVLQISLLKSVKLIYTKYINPITADPVVREIFPISIDTLEREKSTNNENNQTKFMQSLETTFEPNADKILESSFVIFFEAMIYHALFNAKLSEMSLRRTAMEQASDNAEELIDDLQIKYNSSRQAKITQEITEIVGGSNS, from the coding sequence ATGGAAAGCTTACAAAAAATAAAGCACCGGATTTCATCGGTAAATTCAACTAAAAAAATTACAAAAGCAATGGAATTAGTTGCTACTGCGAAATTCGCAAAAGTTAAAAGACAATTTAATGAAATGAACGACTATTTCCATTCAGTAGAAAAATTATTTCTAAATCTAATTCAACATTCAGAACAAAACATCGATGAATTACTTAATACACATGCATTAGCATTTGCTCAAAAAAGAAATTTATACATCGTGTTTGGAAGTGATTTAGGTTTATGCGGATCATATAATTCAAATATGATTAAAAAAATTAACGAAGTTGTAACTGATGATGATATATTAATCGTCATTGGTTCGAAACTATTAACTTTACTTAACAAAAGACCTAATACACATATAATTCAAACATTAACTCAAATCGGGGATAGTCCTGATTATGAAATAGCAAAAATTATTTCAAGCAAAATTTACGACGTGCTACAAATTTCATTGCTAAAATCAGTTAAATTGATTTATACAAAATATATCAATCCAATTACTGCAGATCCTGTTGTTAGAGAAATATTCCCAATTTCAATTGACACACTAGAGCGTGAAAAAAGTACAAATAATGAAAACAACCAAACAAAATTTATGCAATCACTAGAGACAACATTTGAACCTAATGCTGACAAAATTTTGGAAAGTTCATTTGTTATTTTCTTTGAAGCAATGATTTATCACGCATTATTTAATGCAAAATTATCTGAAATGTCATTAAGAAGAACCGCAATGGAACAAGCTTCAGACAATGCAGAAGAATTAATCGACGATCTACAAATTAAATACAATAGTTCACGTCAAGCAAAAATTACACAAGAAATTACCGAAATTGTCGGTGGTTCAAATTCATAA
- the atpD gene encoding F0F1 ATP synthase subunit beta has protein sequence MAKRTIKKSETFKVADNQENIGIISQIMGAVIDVRFEENKAPKMLSALEIIQEDPHAPAQILEVAQHIGNDAVRTIAMNLTIGLKRGMKVKDLGHPISVPVGKEILSRMFNVLGQPIDQKDDHFSEKNPIHRSAPSYEEQKSSLEIFETGIKVIDLLMPYIKGGKIGLFGGAGVGKTVLIQELINNIAKEHGGLSVFAGVGERTREGNDLYHEMKASGVLEKTALVFGQMNEPPGARMRTPFTALTMAEYFRDNMGQDVLLFIDNIFRFTQAGSEVSALLGRMPSAVGYQPTLATEMGQLQERITSTNKGSITSVQAVYVPADDLTDPAPATTFTHLDAKTVLDRDIAALGIYPAIDPLGSNSRMMDPNVIGIEHYNTARAVQNILQRFKELQDIIAILGMHELSEEDKKIVARARRIRNFLSQPFFVAEKFSGIPGKYIKLSDTIHSFKEILSGKYDDLPEEAFLYVGTIEDAIQKAHKLGYNQK, from the coding sequence ATGGCAAAGAGAACAATTAAAAAATCAGAAACATTTAAAGTTGCTGACAATCAAGAAAATATTGGTATTATTAGTCAAATCATGGGCGCCGTTATTGACGTTCGTTTCGAAGAAAATAAAGCCCCAAAAATGCTATCAGCTTTAGAAATTATTCAAGAAGATCCGCATGCTCCTGCACAAATTCTTGAAGTTGCGCAACACATTGGTAATGACGCAGTTAGAACAATTGCAATGAATTTAACAATTGGACTTAAAAGGGGAATGAAAGTTAAAGATCTAGGTCATCCAATTTCTGTACCAGTAGGTAAAGAAATTCTTTCAAGAATGTTTAATGTTCTAGGGCAACCTATCGACCAAAAAGATGATCACTTCAGCGAAAAAAATCCAATTCACCGTTCAGCACCAAGTTATGAAGAACAAAAATCTTCACTTGAAATCTTCGAAACAGGTATTAAAGTTATTGACTTATTAATGCCATACATCAAAGGTGGAAAAATTGGTTTATTTGGTGGAGCAGGTGTTGGTAAAACTGTTTTAATTCAAGAATTAATTAATAACATTGCAAAAGAACATGGTGGTTTATCTGTGTTTGCCGGAGTTGGTGAAAGAACTAGAGAAGGTAACGATTTATACCACGAAATGAAAGCAAGTGGTGTTCTTGAAAAAACGGCATTAGTTTTCGGACAAATGAACGAACCTCCTGGAGCTAGAATGAGAACTCCATTTACTGCTTTAACTATGGCTGAATATTTCAGAGATAACATGGGTCAAGATGTTTTATTATTCATTGATAACATCTTTAGATTTACACAAGCCGGTTCAGAGGTTAGTGCCCTGCTAGGTAGAATGCCTTCTGCTGTAGGATATCAACCTACCTTGGCAACTGAAATGGGTCAATTACAAGAAAGAATAACCTCAACTAACAAAGGTTCAATTACCTCAGTTCAAGCTGTATACGTGCCCGCCGATGACTTAACCGACCCAGCGCCAGCAACAACATTTACGCACCTAGATGCTAAAACTGTTTTAGATAGAGATATTGCAGCACTTGGAATCTATCCAGCTATTGACCCACTTGGTTCAAATTCGAGAATGATGGATCCAAATGTAATAGGTATTGAACATTACAATACTGCAAGAGCAGTTCAAAATATTCTACAAAGATTTAAAGAATTACAAGATATTATTGCAATTTTAGGAATGCATGAATTATCAGAAGAAGATAAGAAAATTGTTGCCAGAGCAAGAAGAATTAGAAACTTTTTATCACAACCCTTTTTCGTTGCTGAAAAATTCTCTGGAATTCCTGGCAAATACATTAAATTAAGCGATACTATTCATTCATTTAAAGAAATACTAAGTGGTAAATATGATGATTTACCAGAAGAAGCATTTTTATATGTCGGAACTATTGAAGATGCAATTCAAAAAGCTCACAAATTAGGTTATAATCAAAAATAA
- a CDS encoding F0F1 ATP synthase subunit epsilon, protein MTSNQIHVIISTPHGIYLDQKANIVTFRTTEGEIGLMAGATSFMAAVIPSIIQINWSNASDHFKLYVGNGIVQFQNDVLSFIVNEVSDKPIEEAKLKHNDDISKYTIIEEVKIKKNLVQK, encoded by the coding sequence ATGACTTCAAATCAAATACACGTAATAATTAGTACTCCACATGGTATTTATTTAGATCAAAAGGCTAATATTGTTACTTTTAGAACAACAGAAGGTGAAATTGGATTAATGGCAGGCGCAACCTCATTTATGGCTGCTGTAATTCCTTCAATTATCCAAATCAATTGAAGTAATGCTTCTGATCATTTCAAACTGTATGTCGGAAATGGAATAGTTCAATTTCAAAATGATGTATTATCTTTCATCGTAAATGAAGTTTCTGATAAACCAATTGAAGAAGCTAAATTAAAACATAATGATGATATTTCAAAATATACAATTATTGAAGAAGTTAAAATCAAGAAAAACTTAGTTCAAAAGTAA